A region of Arabidopsis thaliana chromosome 5, partial sequence DNA encodes the following proteins:
- a CDS encoding HXXXD-type acyl-transferase family protein (HXXXD-type acyl-transferase family protein; FUNCTIONS IN: transferase activity, transferring acyl groups other than amino-acyl groups, transferase activity; INVOLVED IN: biological_process unknown; LOCATED IN: cellular_component unknown; CONTAINS InterPro DOMAIN/s: Transferase (InterPro:IPR003480); BEST Arabidopsis thaliana protein match is: HXXXD-type acyl-transferase family protein (TAIR:AT1G78990.1); Has 2180 Blast hits to 2166 proteins in 116 species: Archae - 0; Bacteria - 0; Metazoa - 0; Fungi - 18; Plants - 2159; Viruses - 0; Other Eukaryotes - 3 (source: NCBI BLink).): MMIHFYSSSLHSSKFLDGFRYHSLSVIRSEARSFNVTTTRKEVVVAAAPLLSLPENRVIPLSNLDLLIPPVDINVCFFYKKPLYGIIGDALKTAMAEALVSYYVLSGEVSINPTNGENEILCSNGGVEFVEAAADVELRELNLYEPYQSIAKFVPMKKHGVFAIQVTELKCGSVVVGCTFDHRIADAYSMNMFLVSWAEISRSDIPISYVPLLKRSLLKPRRPLIIDSSIDKLYMPITSLTVPQEITNQDNILTSRIYYIKADVLEKFQTLATNGKRTKLESFSAFLWKLLAKHAATESVLPTKTSKLGIVVDGRKKLMEQENCNYFGNVLSVPFGERRIDDLIHKPLSWVTDEVHKLLESTMTKDHFLNLIDWVETSRPIPVISRIYSTGSNDGPAFVVSSGKSFPVARIDFGWGSPVFGSYHLPPGSRAGYVMTMPSPVENGGSGDWTVYLHLTKGQLRFIEQEASHVFNPVDNDYLKI; the protein is encoded by the exons atgatgATTCACTTTTACTCCTCTTCTCTCCACAGCTCGAAGTTCTTGGACGGATTCAGATATCATAGCCTATCTGTGATTAGATCTGAAGCACGTAGTTTCAACGTGACCACCACGAGGAAGGAGGTCGTTGTGGCGGCTgctcctcttctctctttgccGGAAAACAGGGTTATCCCTCTCTCCAACCTCGACCTGCTTATCCCTCCTGTCGACATCAACGTTTGCTTCTTCTACAAGAAACCACTTTATGGCATTATTGGTGATGCCCTCAAAACGGCTATGGCGGAGGCTCTTGTCTCCTACTACGTTCTTTCCGGGGAGGTCTCCATCAATCCCACCAACGGAGAGAACGAGATTCTCTGCAGTAACGGTGGTGTGGAGTTTGTGGAAGCCGCTGCTGACGTGGAACTCCGAGAGCTTAACTTGTATGAACCTTATCAAAGTATTGCCAAGTTTGTTCCCATGAAAAAGCATGGAGTCTTTGCTATTCAG GTAACTGAACTGAAATGTGGGAGCGTAGTAGTGGGATGCACATTTGATCACCGTATAGCAGATGCTTATTCCATGAACATGTTCCTCGTCTCGTGGGCCGAGATATCTCGATCCGATATACCGATTTCGTATGTACCTTTGCTCAAAAGATCCCTCTTAAAGCCACGACGACCCTTGATCATCGACTCTTCAATAGACAAACTGTACATGCCTATAACGTCCTTGACCGTTCCACAAGAAATCACTAATCAAGATAATATCCTAACAAGCCGTATCTATTACATCAAAGCAGATGTCTTAGAAAAGTTTCAAACTCTGGCTACTAATGGTAAGAGGACCAAACTCGAGTCTTTCAGTGCGTTTCTATGGAAACTCTTGGCTAAACACGCTGCAACAGAGTCGGTACTCCCGACTAAAACCTCGAAACTTGGCATCGTTGTTGATGGAAGGAAGAAACTTATGGAGCAAGAGAACTGCAATTACTTTGGGAACGTCCTCTCAGTTCCATTTGGAGAGCGGAGAATCGATGACTTGATCCACAAGCCATTGTCTTGGGTGACAGACGAGGTTCACAAGTTACTGGAGAGTACAATGACCAAAGACCATTTCTTGAACTTGATCGATTGGGTTGAGACTAGCCGTCCGATACCAGTTATATCAAGGATCTACAGTACAGGATCCAACGATGGACCCGCTTTCGTTGTTTCGTCTGGAAAGAGTTTTCCAGTGGCCCGGATTGATTTCGGGTGGGGCTCGCCTGTTTTTGGATCGTACCATCTCCCACCCGGGAGCAGAGCTGGTTACGTAATGACAATGCCGAGTCCGGTGGAAAACGGTGGCTCCGGAGATTGGACGGTTTACTTGCATCTTACGAAAGGACAGTTGAGGTTTATTGAACAAGAGGCTTCTCATGTGTTTAATCCTGTTGACAACGACTATCTCAAGATTTAA
- a CDS encoding Putative adipose-regulatory protein (Seipin) (Putative adipose-regulatory protein (Seipin); CONTAINS InterPro DOMAIN/s: Adipose-regulatory protein, Seipin (InterPro:IPR009617); BEST Arabidopsis thaliana protein match is: Putative adipose-regulatory protein (Seipin) (TAIR:AT2G34380.1); Has 1807 Blast hits to 1807 proteins in 277 species: Archae - 0; Bacteria - 0; Metazoa - 736; Fungi - 347; Plants - 385; Viruses - 0; Other Eukaryotes - 339 (source: NCBI BLink).), whose amino-acid sequence MRILQNKTMKEQDNQLKIPEPLRADWFMVLVTIQADLIYNALVVLSSPFFLLYRSYRRAVVTVSAAEKAVKRAPAQIAGGAGRVVRRTWFGILGACHVSMVMVLALILAVVIGVGIVSLYVEKPVVVRDRLFFDYTEENPSAVFSFDKKKRSFSVPVGHSVHVSLVLWMPESEINRRIGVFQLKVELLSLKGETIARSSQPCMLRFRSKPIRLARTFVMSVPLIAGIANEAQTMRIDALKHQEKMPRTKAVRATLIPRAQTRTLPQLYEAEIVINSKPPWIKRMAYNWKWTLCVWTSMYLYVAILTALLWCFRPVLFPYTSSRTISESENLEIEVVEEEQEQVMERRRRERRNQPRRRNFATTQKSYT is encoded by the exons ATGAGAAtcctccaaaacaaaacaatgaaagaacaaGACAACCAACTCAAAATCCCTGAACCATTACGAGCTGACTGGTTCATGGTTCTAGTCACCATCCAAGCTGATCTAATCTACAACGCACTCGTGGTATTATCCTCACCTTTCTTTCTCCTATACCGCTCTTACCGCCGCGCAGTCGTTACCGTCTCCGCAGCAGAAAAAGCGGTTAAACGTGCTCCAGCGCAGATAGCTGGTGGTGCGGGGCGGGTTGTTAGGAGGACATGGTTTGGTATATTGGGTGCATGCCACGTGTCAATGGTAATGGTGTTGGCTTTGATTTTGGCGGTTGTTATTGGTGTTGGGATTGTGAGTTTGTATGTAGAAAAGCCTGTGGTTGTGAGAGACAGATTGTTCTTTGATTACACTGAAGAAAACCCCAGTGcggtttttagttttgataagaagaagagatcgtTTAGTGTTCCTGTTGGTCATAGTGTTCATGTCTCTTTAGTGCTTTGGATGCCTGAATCTGAAATTAATCGAAGAATTGGAGTATTTCAG TTGAAAGTAGAGCTTTTATCGTTGAAAGGCGAGACAATCGCGAGATCGAGCCAACCTTGTATGTTACGGTTCAGAAGCAAACCTATAAGACTTGCACGAACATTTGTGATGAGTGTTCCACTTATAGCCGGGATAGCAAACGAAGCACAAACAATGAGAATCGATGCATTAAAGCACCAAGAGAAAATGCCAAGGACAAAAGCCGTGAGAGCGACTCTGATTCCGCGTGCACAAACTCGGACATTGCCTCAGTTATATGAAGCAGAGATCGTTATAAACTCAAAACCGCCCTGGATTAAACGAATGGCTTATAACTGGAAATGGACTCTTTGCGTATGGACTTCAATGTACCTTTACGTCGCGATTTTGACCGCACTTCTTTGGTGTTTTAGACCGGTTTTGTTCCCTTACACTTCCTCAAGAACCATTTCGGAGAGCGAAAACTTAGAGATCGAagtagttgaagaagaacaagaacaagtcATGGAAAGACGACGgagggaaagaagaaaccagCCTCGTCGAAGAAATTTTGCTACTACACAGAAAAGTTATACATAG
- a CDS encoding zinc finger (C2H2 type) family protein (zinc finger (C2H2 type) family protein; FUNCTIONS IN: sequence-specific DNA binding transcription factor activity, zinc ion binding, nucleic acid binding; INVOLVED IN: regulation of transcription; LOCATED IN: intracellular; EXPRESSED IN: 24 plant structures; EXPRESSED DURING: 15 growth stages; CONTAINS InterPro DOMAIN/s: Zinc finger, C2H2-like (InterPro:IPR015880); BEST Arabidopsis thaliana protein match is: zinc finger (C2H2 type) family protein (TAIR:AT3G02790.1); Has 1807 Blast hits to 1807 proteins in 277 species: Archae - 0; Bacteria - 0; Metazoa - 736; Fungi - 347; Plants - 385; Viruses - 0; Other Eukaryotes - 339 (source: NCBI BLink).) → MTGKAKPKKHTAKELQAKADAALTNRGGGKAGLADRTGKEKGGHAKYECPHCKITVPDLKTMQIHHESKHPKLTYEEPRNLHEALAAPAESSKPKPGIRGSLKK, encoded by the coding sequence ATGACAGGCAAAGCAAAGCCAAAGAAGCACACAGCGAAGGAGCTCCAAGCTAAAGCCGATGCAGCGTTGACCAATCGCGGTGGAGGAAAGGCAGGGCTCGCCGATAGAACCGGTAAGGAGAAAGGTGGTCACGCAAAGTACGAGTGTCCTCACTGCAAGATCACTGTACCGGATCTAAAGACGATGCAGATCCATCATGAATCGAAGCATCCAAAGCTGACTTATGAAGAGCCGAGGAATCTTCATGAGGCTTTAGCTGCTCCTGCTGAATCATCTAAGCCTAAGCCTGGAATCAGAGGAAGCCTTAAGAAGTGA
- a CDS encoding Ribonuclease E inhibitor RraA/Dimethylmenaquinone methyltransferase (Ribonuclease E inhibitor RraA/Dimethylmenaquinone methyltransferase; FUNCTIONS IN: ribonuclease inhibitor activity; INVOLVED IN: regulation of RNA metabolic process; LOCATED IN: cellular_component unknown; EXPRESSED IN: 24 plant structures; EXPRESSED DURING: 13 growth stages; CONTAINS InterPro DOMAIN/s: Ribonuclease E inhibitor RraA/Dimethylmenaquinone methyltransferase (InterPro:IPR005493), Ribonuclease E inhibitor RraA (InterPro:IPR010203); BEST Arabidopsis thaliana protein match is: Ribonuclease E inhibitor RraA/Dimethylmenaquinone methyltransferase (TAIR:AT3G02770.1); Has 3649 Blast hits to 3649 proteins in 1097 species: Archae - 92; Bacteria - 2860; Metazoa - 2; Fungi - 59; Plants - 104; Viruses - 0; Other Eukaryotes - 532 (source: NCBI BLink).): MAFVTTAEVCDANQELIRSGQLRALQPIFQIYGRRQIFSGPVVTVKVFEDNGLIRQFIEEKGNGRVLVVDGGGSQRCAILGGNPVVQAQNNGWAGIVVNGCIRDVDEINGCDIGVRALASHPIKASKKGLGEQRVPVNIAGTRICDGEWLYADTDGILVSQIELSV; encoded by the exons atggcgTTTGTGACAACTGCGGAAGTTTGTGACGCGAATCAAGAGCTGATTCGGAGTGGTCAGCTACGAGCTTTGCAACCCATTTTCCAGATTTATGGCCGTCGACAAATATTCTCAGGACCAGTTGTCACTGTCAAAGTTTTTGAAGACAATGGCTTAATCCGTCAATTCATCGAGGAGAAAG GAAACGGTAGAGTTCTTGTGGTGGATGGTGGAGGGAGTCAACGATGTGCAATACTCGGAGGTAACCCCGTTGTTCAAGCTCAGAACAACGGATGGGCAGGAATCGTTGTGAACGGATGCATCAGAGACGTCGATGAGATCAACGGTTGTGATATCGGAGTGAGAGCTTTGGCCTCTCATCCGATAAAAGCGAGTAAGAAAGGACTTGGAGAACAACGAGTTCCGGTAAATATCGCAGGGACTCGGATTTGTGATGGTGAATGGCTTTATGCAGATACTGATGGGATTCTTGTCTCCCAAATTGAGTTATCCGTTTAA
- the IPP1 gene encoding isopentenyl diphosphate isomerase 1 (isopentenyl diphosphate isomerase 1 (IPP1); FUNCTIONS IN: isopentenyl-diphosphate delta-isomerase activity; INVOLVED IN: chlorophyll biosynthetic process, isoprenoid biosynthetic process, isopentenyl diphosphate biosynthetic process; LOCATED IN: cytosol, chloroplast, plastid; EXPRESSED IN: 22 plant structures; EXPRESSED DURING: 13 growth stages; CONTAINS InterPro DOMAIN/s: NUDIX hydrolase domain-like (InterPro:IPR015797), NUDIX hydrolase domain (InterPro:IPR000086), Isopentenyl-diphosphate delta-isomerase, type 1 (InterPro:IPR011876); BEST Arabidopsis thaliana protein match is: isopentenyl pyrophosphate:dimethylallyl pyrophosphate isomerase 2 (TAIR:AT3G02780.1); Has 2226 Blast hits to 2225 proteins in 801 species: Archae - 35; Bacteria - 1199; Metazoa - 210; Fungi - 137; Plants - 180; Viruses - 0; Other Eukaryotes - 465 (source: NCBI BLink).) — protein sequence MSTASLFSFPSFHLRSLLPSLSSSSSSSSSRFAPPRLSPIRSPAPRTQLSVRAFSAVTMTDSNDAGMDAVQRRLMFEDECILVDENDRVVGHDTKYNCHLMEKIEAENLLHRAFSVFLFNSKYELLLQQRSKTKVTFPLVWTNTCCSHPLYRESELIEENVLGVRNAAQRKLFDELGIVAEDVPVDEFTPLGRMLYKAPSDGKWGEHEVDYLLFIVRDVKLQPNPDEVAEIKYVSREELKELVKKADAGDEAVKLSPWFRLVVDNFLMKWWDHVEKGTITEAADMKTIHKL from the exons ATGTCTACTGCTTCACTATTTAGCTTCCCTTCATTTCATCTCAGATCCCtccttccttctctctcttcttcttcttcttcttcctcttcccgATTTGCCCCTCCCCGTCTTTCTCCGATCCGATCTCCGGCGCCGAGGACTCAGCTGTCTGTTCGCGCTTTCTCAGCCGTCACCATGACCGATTCTAACGATGCTGGAATGGATGCTGTTCAGAGACGACTCATGTTTGAAGACGA ATGCATTCTCGTTGATGAAAATGATCGTGTGGTGGGACATGACACTAAGTATAACT GTCATCTGATGGAAAAGATTGAAGCTGAGAATTTACTTCACAGAGCTTTCAGTGTGTTTTTATTCAACTCCAAGTATGAGTTGCTTCTCCAG CAACGGTCAAAAACAAAGGTTACTTTCCCACTTGTGTGGACAAACACTTGTTGCAGCCATCCTCTTTACCGTGAATCCGAGCTTATTGAAGAGAATGTGCTTG GTGTAAGAAATGCCGCACAAAGGAAGCTTTTCGATGAGCTCGGTATTGTAGCAGAAGATGTACCAGTCGATGAGTTCACTCCCTTGGGACGCATGCTTTACAAGGCACCTTCTGATGGGAAATGGGGAGAGCACGAAG TTGACTATCTACTCTTCATCGTGCGGGATGTGAAGCTTCAACCAAACCCAGATGAAGTGGCTGAGATCAAGTACGTGAGCAGGGAAGAGCTTAAGGAGCTGGTGAAGAAAGCAGATGCTGGCGATGAAGCTGTGAAACTATCTCCATGGTTCAGATTGGTGGTGGATAATTTCTTGATGAAGTGGTGGGATCATGTTGAGAAAGGAACTATCACTGAAGCTGCAGACATGAAAACCATTCACAAGCTCTGA
- a CDS encoding Pentatricopeptide repeat (PPR-like) superfamily protein translates to MFLSRVNPTRFPPFVASRRLFSASASAASLQQYCTEKPPIKPWPQRLFPKRLVSMITQQQNIDLALQIFLYAGKSHPGFTHNYDTYHSILFKLSRARAFDPVESLMADLRNSYPPIKCGENLFIDLLRNYGLAGRYESSMRIFLRIPDFGVKRSVRSLNTLLNVLIQNQRFDLVHAMFKNSKESFGITPNIFTCNLLVKALCKKNDIESAYKVLDEIPSMGLVPNLVTYTTILGGYVARGDMESAKRVLEEMLDRGWYPDATTYTVLMDGYCKLGRFSEAATVMDDMEKNEIEPNEVTYGVMIRALCKEKKSGEARNMFDEMLERSFMPDSSLCCKVIDALCEDHKVDEACGLWRKMLKNNCMPDNALLSTLIHWLCKEGRVTEARKLFDEFEKGSIPSLLTYNTLIAGMCEKGELTEAGRLWDDMYERKCKPNAFTYNVLIEGLSKNGNVKEGVRVLEEMLEIGCFPNKTTFLILFEGLQKLGKEEDAMKIVSMAVMNGKVDKESWELFLKKFAGELDKGVLPLKELLHEISVS, encoded by the coding sequence ATGTTCCTTTCCCGCGTGAACCCCACGCGCTTCCCTCCATTCGTAGCTTCTCGTCGTCTCTTCTCCGCCTCCGCCTCCGCCGCTTCTCTTCAGCAATACTGCACGGAGAAGCCACCGATCAAACCGTGGCCGCAGAGGCTATTCCCGAAGCGATTAGTCTCCATGATCACCCAACAGCAGAACATCGATCTCGCTCTCCAAATATTTCTCTACGCCGGTAAATCTCATCCCGGTTTCACTCATAATTACGATACTTACCACTCAATTCTCTTCAAACTATCCCGTGCTCGTGCTTTCGATCCCGTGGAGTCTCTCATGGCGGATCTTCGGAACTCATACCCTCCGATCAAATGCGGCGAGAATCTCTTCATCGACTTGCTTCGAAACTACGGTCTCGCAGGTCGTTACGAATCTTCAATGAGGATCTTTCTTCGAATCCCTGATTTCGGTGTTAAACGCTCCGTTAGATCGTTAAACACACTCTTAAACGTTTTAATCCAGAATCagagatttgatttggttcatGCCATGTTTAAGAACAGTAAGGAGTCTTTTGGAATTACGCCGAACATCTTCACTTGTAATCTACTAGTCAAAGCTCTCTGCaagaaaaatgatattgaAAGTGCATATAAAGTGCTCGACGAAATTCCTTCGATGGGATTAGTGCCAAATTTGGTGACTTACACTACGATTCTAGGTGGGTATGTTGCTAGAGGTGATATGGAATCGGCTAAGAGGGTTTTGGAAGAGATGTTGGATCGTGGGTGGTATCCGGATGCGACGACTTACACTGTTCTCATGGATGGTTACTGTAAGTTAGGGAGATTCTCTGAGGCAGCTACGGTGATGGATGATATGGAAAAGAATGAGATTGAGCCTAATGAAGTAACTTATGGTGTTATGATCAGAGCTTTATGTAAGGAGAAGAAATCTGGGGAAGCACGTAAcatgttcgatgaaatgcttGAGAGAAGTTTTATGCCagattcttctctttgttgtaAAGTTATTGATGCGTTGTGTGAAGACCATAAGGTAGATGAAGCATGTGGTCTGTggagaaaaatgttgaagaacAATTGTATGCCTGATAATGCCCTTCTGAGCACTCTCATCCATTGGCTTTGTAAAGAAGGGAGAGTTACTGAAGCGAGGAAATTGTTTGATGAGTTTGAGAAAGGCTCGATCCCTAGTCTCTTGACGTATAACACGTTGATTGCTGGAATGTGCGAGAAGGGAGAGTTGACAGAGGCGGGTAGATTATGGGACGATATGTATGAGAGGAAATGTAAGCCGAATGCTTTCACGTATAACGTTTTGATTGAAGGGTTGTCCAAGAATGGGAATGTTAAAGAAGGAGTCAGGGTACTTGAAGAGATGCTGGAGATTGGTTGCTTTCCTAACAAAACAACGTTCCTGATATTGTTTGAGGGGTTGCAGAAGTTAGGGAAAGAAGAGGATGCGATGAAGATTGTTTCCATGGCTGTTATGAATGGGAAAGTTGATAAAGAGTCTTGGGAACTTTTCTTGAAGAAATTTGCTGGTGAACTAGATAAAGGGGTCTTGCCTCTTAAAGAATTGTTGCATGAAATTTCTGTCTCTTGA
- a CDS encoding Cysteine/Histidine-rich C1 domain family protein (Cysteine/Histidine-rich C1 domain family protein; BEST Arabidopsis thaliana protein match is: Cysteine/Histidine-rich C1 domain family protein (TAIR:AT5G45730.1); Has 1807 Blast hits to 1807 proteins in 277 species: Archae - 0; Bacteria - 0; Metazoa - 736; Fungi - 347; Plants - 385; Viruses - 0; Other Eukaryotes - 339 (source: NCBI BLink).) — translation MVQTSEASQSHNCDGCCEVSGYGYYCSSCEFGEHLKCIDWPEIINHPCHSRNLLKIVSIRTIDYTGKVCHLCNNPLGYPMYHCSI, via the coding sequence ATGGTTCAGACTTCAGAGGCAAGTCAATCACATAATTGCGATGGTTGCTGTGAAGTCTCTGGCTACGGCTATTACTGTTCAAGCTGTGAGTTTGGGGAGCATCTGAAATGCATCGACTGGCCAGAAATCATCAACCACCCTTGTCACTCAAGGAATCTTCTCAAGATAGTGTCCATCAGGACAATTGACTATACTGGTAAAGTATGTCATCTTTGTAACAACCCACTTGGTTATCCCATGTATCATTGTTCCATTTGA
- the TRXF2 gene encoding thioredoxin F2 (thioredoxin F2 (TRXF2); FUNCTIONS IN: enzyme activator activity; INVOLVED IN: positive regulation of catalytic activity; LOCATED IN: chloroplast stroma, chloroplast; EXPRESSED IN: 21 plant structures; EXPRESSED DURING: 13 growth stages; CONTAINS InterPro DOMAIN/s: Thioredoxin fold (InterPro:IPR012335), Thioredoxin, core (InterPro:IPR015467), Thioredoxin domain (InterPro:IPR013766), Thioredoxin, conserved site (InterPro:IPR017937), Thioredoxin-like subdomain (InterPro:IPR006662), Thioredoxin-like (InterPro:IPR017936), Thioredoxin-like fold (InterPro:IPR012336); BEST Arabidopsis thaliana protein match is: thioredoxin F-type 1 (TAIR:AT3G02730.1); Has 1807 Blast hits to 1807 proteins in 277 species: Archae - 0; Bacteria - 0; Metazoa - 736; Fungi - 347; Plants - 385; Viruses - 0; Other Eukaryotes - 339 (source: NCBI BLink).), giving the protein MPLSLRLAPSPTSFRYSPITSTGAGGFSPVKQHCRIPNSGVATKIGFCSGGGGVLDSGRRIGSCVVRCSLETVNVTVGQVTEVDKDTFWPIVKAAGDKIVVLDMYTQWCGPCKVIAPKYKELSEKYQDMVFLKLDCNQDNKPLAKELGIRVVPTFKILKDNKVVKEVTGAKYEDLLAAIEAARSG; this is encoded by the exons atgcCTCTCTCTCTCCGACTTGCTCCATCTCCGACGTCTTTCCGTTATTCTCCGATTACATCTACCGGCGCCGGAGGATTTTCCCCCGTGAAGCAGCACTGCCGGATCCCGAATTCGGGCGTCGCGACGAAAATTGGATTCTGttctggtggtggtggtgtttTAGATTCCGGTAGAAGGATTGGTTCCTGTGTGGTGAGGTGTAGCTTAGAAACAGTGAATGTCACTGTTGGCCAGGTGACGGAGGTTGATAAGGACACGTTCTGGCCAATTGTTAAAGCCGCCGGTGATAAGATTGTTGTCCTCGACATGTACACTCAGTG GTGTGGTCCTTGCAAAGTGATTGCTCCCAAATACAAAGAGCTATCGGAGAAGTACCAGGACATGGTGTTTCTTAAGCTTGATTGTAACCAAGACAAcaag CCATTGGCGAAAGAGCTAGGAATTAGAGTGGTTCcaacttttaaaatcttgaaaGACAACAAGGTAGTAAAGGAAGTGACCGGGGCAAAATATGAAGACTTACTTGCAGCCATTGAAGCAGCAAGGTCAGGCTGA
- a CDS encoding Defensin-like (DEFL) family protein (Defensin-like (DEFL) family protein; LOCATED IN: endomembrane system; BEST Arabidopsis thaliana protein match is: Defensin-like (DEFL) family protein (TAIR:AT5G08315.1); Has 39 Blast hits to 39 proteins in 4 species: Archae - 0; Bacteria - 0; Metazoa - 0; Fungi - 0; Plants - 39; Viruses - 0; Other Eukaryotes - 0 (source: NCBI BLink).): MASSKFVLFAILALSLLLSGTEARKTVWPSSELDPKCCSNQPEFGICDSKEDDERCAQMCLDGCPTNKGGGCQPITEAPGAVCSCYCA, translated from the exons atggCCTCCTCAAAATTCGTTCTTTTTGCTATCCTAGCTCTGTCTCTTCTACTTTCCG GTACCGAAGCAAGAAAGACCGTGTGGCCTAGCAGCGAATTAGACCCAAAGTGTTGCAGCAATCAGCCAGAATTTGGTATATGTGattcaaaagaagatgatgaaagatGCGCCCAGATGTGTCTGGATGGTTGTCCCACTAACAAAGGTGGTGGCTGCCAACCTATTACTGAAGCCCCTGGTGCTGTTTGTTCTTGTTACTGCGCTTAA